A window of Notolabrus celidotus isolate fNotCel1 chromosome 11, fNotCel1.pri, whole genome shotgun sequence contains these coding sequences:
- the mipa gene encoding major intrinsic protein of lens fiber a, with protein sequence MWEFRSMSFWRAVFAEFYGTMFFVFFGLGAALRWTTGPHNVLHIAFCFGLAAATLIQSIGHISGGHINPAVTFAYLIGSQMSLFRAFFYIIAQCLGALAGAAVLYGVTPSNMRGNLALNTLQPGISLGMATTMEIFLTLQLVVCVFAVTDERRNGRLGSAALAIGFSVLMGHLLGMYYTGAGMNPARSFAPAVLVRNFVNHWVYWVGPMIGGAMGALLYDFMLFPRMRGLSERLATLKGTRPPEAEGQQETRGEPIELKTQAL encoded by the exons ATGTGGGAGTTCAGGTCCATGTCTTTCTGGCGGGCGGTGTTTGCCGAGTTCTATGGCACCatgttctttgtattttttgggCTAGGGGCCGCCCTCCGCTGGACTACGGGGCCCCATAATGTCCTCCACATTGCCTTTTGCTTTGGGCTGGCGGCTGCCACCCTTATCCAGTCCATCGGCCACATCAGTGGAGGACACATCAACCCGGCTGTTACCTTTGCCTACCTAATCGGCTCCCAGATGTCCCTGTTCCGCGCTTTCTTCTACATCATAGCTCAATGTCTGGGAGCGCTGGCTGGTGCTGCTGTGCTGTATGGGGTCACACCCAGCAACATGAGGGGAAACCTGGCACTCAACACG TTGCAGCCAGGTATCAGCCTGGGCATGGCCACCACCATGGAAATCTTCCTCACCCTGCAGCTCGTCGTCTGCGTCTTTGCTGTGACTGATGAGCGACGCAACGGACGCCTTGGCTCTGCTGCACTGGCTATCGGCTTTTCTGTGCTCATGGGGCATCTTCTCGGG ATGTACTACACTGGAGCGGGGATGAACCCAGCCAGGTCCTTCGCCCCTGCTGTCCTGGTCAGGAATTTTGTCAACCACTGG GTGTACTGGGTGGGTCCCATGATCGGAGGTGCCATGGGCGCTCTGCTGTATGACTTCATGTTGTTCCCACGCATGCGCGGCCTCTCCGAGAGGCTCGCCACACTGAAGGGCACCCGGCCTCCAGAGGCTGAGGGCCAGCAGGAGACCAGGGGAGAGCCCATTGAGCTGAAGACACAGGCCCTATAA
- the ptges3a gene encoding prostaglandin E synthase 3 → MQPATAKWYDRRDSVFVEFCVEDSKNVQVKFDTSKFDFSCLNGSDNVKLQNTVDLFGEIDPKASRHRRTDRSVLCCIRKAEAGKSWPRLTKDKTKCNWLSVDFNNWKDWEDDSDEDLSSFDKFSEMMNSMGGDDLPELDGAEEEHESADSDDEKMPDLE, encoded by the exons AT GCAGCCTGCAACAGCTAAGTGGTATGACAGAAGGGACTCTGTCTTTGTAGAATTCTGTGTGGAGGACAGTAAAAATGTGCAAGTAAAGTTTGACACCTCAAAATTTGATTTCAG CTGTTTGAATGGATCAGATAATGTCAAACTCCAGAATACGGTGGACCTATTTGGGGAGATTGACCCCAAA GCATCCAGACACAGACGCACTGACAgatctgtgttgtgttgtatacgaaaagcagaggcagggaaaTCATGGCCGCGACTTACCAAAGACAAGACAAAG TGCAACTGGCTGAGTGTGGATTTCAATAACTGGAAAGACTGGGAAGATGACTCGGATGAGGACTTGTCAAGTTTTGACAAATTTTCAGAG ATGATGAACAGCATGGGAGGAGATGATCTACCTGAGTTAGATGGTGCAGAGGAAGAg caTGAATCTGCAGACAGTGACGATGAAA AAATGCCTGACCTTGAGTAG